AATAAGCTAGAATGAAATACACTTCCTTTTAATCAGAAATTAGTTTTTTAGGGACAGATGGTCCAACCGAACTAATATGTAAACAAAGTATACCGTGTATTTTAATTTCTTAAAATATGACGCACACCCGTAATATCTATATTGATAAACTTTGTAATACCCCCTTAATTGGTAATAGCATATATTTTCACTGTAAATTTGTCTTTTGCACCACTTGGGTTTGCGATATAGTATTTAGAATTTGGAGTTGCTGCAGTCCTGGACTCATTTGAAATATTGCTCCAACTAACACGATCTAGCCCTAGGGGAACATCTATCATAATATTGAAAGAAATATTAGAAGAATTATCTTTTTCCGTGGGCTCGATAATCCATTTTAAGCCCATTGTTCCTTTGGGTAAATTATTAATACTAAAGTTTTGACTGGATCGATTTTTCTCGCCAGATAATGGATTGGATTCAGAAGAAATTTGGGAAATCAGTACTTCTTTTTCACTAGAATATATCCCATTTAATCGAATGATACTATCAATTAAACCTGGGCCTGGAAAATCTGCTGCGATGATACCAGCGTGTTTAATATCACCTTTTTGCATAATTTCAGTTCCAAGTATATTCGTCCCACCATAAAAAACTTGTCCATCCAAATCTCTCGGGAAGTCTTTCCATTTACTTGCTGCATTTGTTTGGAGTAACCATTGGTTACTACCAGTATTTTTGTTTTCTTTTCCACTAGCAACAAACCAAGGATAAAACCCATTCCAAATTGCTAAACCGCCAGTACCACTAAAATGATTAAGATAAATTTCACCTTTGCTTTGTTCATCACTTGCATGTAAAAGATGATTTTTCACTGCATCCCATTTCGCATACATTCCATCTGGGCCGCCACTAACTTGATATTGATCTTGAATATTCAAAGATTCATATTGGATACCATACGCCTTAGATGCTGTAAAGTTTTGTAATAATACAATCTTCCCTCGGACATCTCCTAGTTTTGGGTTACTTTTTTCTGTAGTTGATGCAGTGTTTGGGTCCCAAAAATACGAATGGTATCTTTTAATATAACTATCTAATATTTCTTCGAATGACAGTGAGCCAACAGCAGGATTGGTTTCTTCTTTTAATCGCATTAAAACCGTTTCTTTCGGATTCTCTTTTAAAAACTGAATGGTTTGTTTTACTACATCCTCAAAATTAGCATTTTGATAAATAATACCATGATACATGTCAAAAGAGTTTTGTACACGTTTCACCCGCATGTCTATATAACGAATACCAGAATGTAATTGCTGAGATAAAGACATTGTTTGGTTTATTGTCAAATCAGTTCCTTGGATGGCCATTGAGCCATGAGTTCCTGGAATAGATAATTCACTTAATTTTTTTGTGTTATCTAATTTTGACATCCACGATGGATTGAGATATCCTATATCAGATTCGTAGGAATAACCTGGATGTCTATCAGCAAATGCCGTAGAAGTTGTGCATAAACTTACTAATGTTAAACAAGTCAGAATGCTATATTTTAAGGTTTTTCTCATATTAAGTCTATTATTCATTCTATATCTCCTTCTTTTTAAAATGGATAATCTCATGTAACGAATATGATACTATACAGATTTATTACGACTAACGAAATAATGAGAACATTCGTTAAAAGTATGTCGTAATAAGGGGTACATTCTTTGAGGTTTTGAAAGAATAATAGGTTTAATTGTATCTTTCATGGCTTTAAAGTCCTCCTTTTCCAAACAAAACAGAAGTCTTAAATAAGACTTCCATTTTAGTACATATAATCTATGAAATATTGTTGAATGAATTGAGAAATAGTACTTTTATACGCTAAAATTGAGAAAAACTCATTTCAGAATTTTTCATAACAAAGCGGCTTATGAGCAACGCTCCTATATAAGACCAAATAAAGCCTGTTTTCACATCCAGTAAGCTTCTAATTTAGAGTCTTACTTCGCATTAAAACTTAAACTAACTAGAGTAGCAATAGATTGTGCTGCATGTTCCCAGCTACCATCAATCACTTTTCCAATTTGTTGACCAATTGAGTTTAAATCATTTGGATTCACTGGAATTCCATTATATGCAGCAATAATTGATAAAAGTGGTGCTGCAAATGGTGTAAAACCACCTCTATCAATATGAAATTGAGGTGTGCCAATTACTTCCCCGTCTTGTACTGTAAATTCATAGTAAACTTGATCATCTGGGCGAAAACTTAAATGATGAGAAAT
This sequence is a window from Bacillus thuringiensis. Protein-coding genes within it:
- a CDS encoding phosphatidylinositol-specific phospholipase C codes for the protein MNNRLNMRKTLKYSILTCLTLVSLCTTSTAFADRHPGYSYESDIGYLNPSWMSKLDNTKKLSELSIPGTHGSMAIQGTDLTINQTMSLSQQLHSGIRYIDMRVKRVQNSFDMYHGIIYQNANFEDVVKQTIQFLKENPKETVLMRLKEETNPAVGSLSFEEILDSYIKRYHSYFWDPNTASTTEKSNPKLGDVRGKIVLLQNFTASKAYGIQYESLNIQDQYQVSGGPDGMYAKWDAVKNHLLHASDEQSKGEIYLNHFSGTGGLAIWNGFYPWFVASGKENKNTGSNQWLLQTNAASKWKDFPRDLDGQVFYGGTNILGTEIMQKGDIKHAGIIAADFPGPGLIDSIIRLNGIYSSEKEVLISQISSESNPLSGEKNRSSQNFSINNLPKGTMGLKWIIEPTEKDNSSNISFNIMIDVPLGLDRVSWSNISNESRTAATPNSKYYIANPSGAKDKFTVKIYAITN